The Mus caroli chromosome 15, CAROLI_EIJ_v1.1, whole genome shotgun sequence DNA segment NNNNNNNNNNNNNNNNNNNNNNNNNNNNNNNNNNNNaaaaaaaaaaaaaaaaaaaaaaagaacatacgTATGACAACGGTTACacatatcatataaatatatttgtccaAACTACAAATAAGAGGAGAGTTTAAGGGAGAAAGTTCTTATTGCTGTGGGGGGCGGGGCTGGAGAAGGTGAGGGGATGGGAAGTGGGGACACCTGGGATCCCTTGTCCCCCTATCCCTCACAGAAGGcacaaatacattttcttttctgtttgaggACTTCAGTGTGGGGTGGCAGGAGACGGTATAGGAacccttaaaaatacaaaagaatctTTCAAACTTATGGCCTAAGGCTGTGGGAAAGGCTGGGGCGGGTGACAGAAAGAACAAGGGTAGGCAAGAACCGAAAGACCTGAGAGGTCATGAAGCCCACGCTGCCACCTCCATGCAGGCCCCAGAGAAAacttgaataaacaaacaaagtctGAACAAGAGAGGGTAGGGTACCCCAGGAGTTGGCTTTGGGGCATCAGAAgggagtagtgtgtgtgtgtgtgtgtgtgtgtgtgtgtgtgtgtgtgtgtacttgggcTAGCAGTAAATAAATTGTGGGAATAATTCTTTTCCCACAAGGGAAAGCCATCTCCATCCTGGTTCCTCTAAACTACTTTTCAGAAAAGTAAACTCAGCCACTGCTTCCAAGACAGATTGCTGCTTGGGACAAAGACGTCAGGATGGAAGATGGAGTTGTAAGGCTTGGGATGAAAGCAGGGTGCAGGCATGGTCTGTAGGAACAGAACATTATAAAGCCTggtgtgatttaaaaaaagaaaaaaaaaaaaagaaaaagaaaaagcatgagaTCAAACTGCATATATggctctgtgtgtgcgtgtgggtcTACATAAGAGGGAGAGGTGAGGTCACTCAAAGGTGAAAGGGTCCTGGGTGCTGAAGAAGAAATGCCCATCCATGTGGCCCTCTAGGGCGTCCTTGTCACTCTCAGCAGGAAAGCGCTCCTTGCAGATGGGACACTCCTTCCATGGAGGGTTGGCTGGGACCCCAGGGCTGGCCTCTGACAGGGAACTCACTGTAAAGGCACTAAAGAGAGAtgaggaaagacagacagggTCAGGGTTCTCtgctgcctttatttttatttctgatataaGCCTCAAACTTGCCATATAGCAATGGAAGAAGGTTCCTGAATTCCTGagtctccccttcccctcccagggACTCAGACTTCAGGCAGCACTGCAGAGCCCAGCTTCTGCTGCCTACTTGACCCGGGGACCTCAGGGAACAAGACCCATGTGGTTCCTTGTTCCTAACGTGCCATCCTGGTCATTCTCTGTTCAAGCCTCTCCTATGGCTTCTTCTGCTTAAAATATTCTCCAGATACCCAAGTCCTCTCTTCATGAGGCCCTGCTGGCATCTGTAGTGCAGAACCCATCCCCCAGTCTCCCgctctcctccctccatctccgtCTGCTGCCTAATGGGGCTGAAAATGAGTCTGACACTGTTCTTCATCTTCCTGctccagcagagagagagaatgacagcaCTGGCCCTTTCTGCCTCAAGCCCCACACGCCAGGCAGAGTTGGGGGCCAGGCCATGATGCTCTTTTTCCTGAGGCCCTGTCGGCCTGACTAGGACTAGAGAGCCAGGCAGAAGGCACCACCTGGTACCTGCCCATACTGTAGGTTCCCCTCCTAGAGTTTCCCAGGAAGTCAGGGATGAGCAACATCTCTAGCATAGCCAGACAGATGCTCTGGATAGCGGTCCTTCTCTcagtctccatctcttcctcccggAAGACCTAGGTACCTACCTGGtggctggggagggggaaggggcaggagagagggggagcaggacAATTTGGGCTCCACGGAAGATGAAGCTAGAACAACACAGAAGCCAgtcaaaggagggagggagagagaatgtgaagcCACCTGGGGTTTGTGGAGGGAGCCGGGCGTTCCTGTCAACCACACTGGTACCTTGTCTTGGCTGAGCCAAGAAGGGGGAGTTAGGGGCAGGGCGCGCAGGCTGCTTGCACACTGACCTCCCCCCTCTTTGTGCTGCTCTCACCTGGCCACATCATAGAAGGCACTGCCGagctcaggaagcaggaggctgGCTTCCTCACCCCCACTCTGCACTGCTGCCATCAGGACTGACTTCTCATCTTCAGCCTCCTGGGAAGAGACGGGGGAGGATTGGGATGGGTTCCGAGGTGGGCAAGTAGCAAGTAAGGGTGGAGAAGCCAAGGCTGGTCCCGGACAGCAGAGTGGCAGGAAGGGAGAAGCAGAACAGGGCTTTGCCAGGGCTGGTGAGGTTGGgcaaggggacagagacaggacaggACCTGGGAGCATCAAGGCTATTGCACTGGCCTGGGTTTTAGGTGAGACAATATTTCACcgtatagtcttggctggcccCATCtacaccaggttggccttgagctctgAGTGCGGAGTCTGAAGCTAGGTCTGCCTCCTCCACCCCAGAGTATAAGTGCTAGAGAACGAGCCCAGAGTATGGTGCAGGCTTTCTCTGTGGTTCAGGTGGGACCCTACCCACTGCTTTCTACTTCCATGTGGGTTCTCACTACTCACTGAGTCTGAGCTGCTGGCCTCCCCTGGCCCTGAGAACTGGGGAGCAATGGGTGCTGGCTGGTTGATGACAACAAGAGAAGAAGCCTCCCGAGGCCCAGGAGGAGAGGAGCTTGTGTTTCCACTCTCACACAAGCCATAGGATGGGAGCCGCATGTCTTCTGGGGACTCATCCTCTGAGTCTGTCAGAGATGCAGGGCAGCCTGAGAGGGAaggcagacagagaagaaaggaaaggtcaGCCATGGGAATCTGAGGAGGGAGACCCTTCAACTACAGAGGGCCCAGGGAATGGGAAGGGACAGCCAGGCTGCTTCAAAGCACATAAGAGAGGGGGAGCGGAAGAGGTGTCCCAAGACTGGGGGTACAGACTCAGCCCAGCAGTGGCTTCCTCGTCCTCTGTGGCAGCATCTTCAGTCCATTTCTCATCCGCCACCTTCTCCAGGCGGGCCTCCAGCTTCCTCATGTACTCCAGCAGTTCCTGCAAttggggaaggggaagcagaTGCTGCAGCCTGCAGATGCCTGCCTTGCTGCTTGCTGGGCCTTTCCTTGGTGGTCACACAAGGCAGATCCTCATTAATGGGTAGTTCTCCTCTATTGTGCGCCTCCTTCCCTTCTCGTGTTCCTCCCCAGCATGACGTCAGTTTCTAAGAAGGGTCAGGGCCCCTTTTCAACCTTTGTATCTTCAAAAAGATTCTAGTTTCTGAGCCAAGATAGTATCTAGATGATACAGAATTTTAAGCACCCAAGCGCTTGGCTTTGGCATCCAGGGTCTCATCTACGGCAACAGGTGACCCTCACCTGTTTCTCCGTCTGCAactgctccttctccttctgaaGCACACGGAGGGCTGACCGCAGCTCTGTGAGCTCCCGCTTACTCTCTGACAACTGCACCTGTGAGGGAAAGGTAATAGAACCTGGAGCCTGCAATGTGTCACCAAGAACCTGGTCCAAAAGTTAAACTATGTCCTCTCTTGCTCCATAGCCAATGTTTCTTCCACAAGGCCCTTGTCttgctccctcccacccccacccccaccccgggttCAGGCCAAAGTCCTAAActctacctctcaaatgctgCCCTAGCTAACAACTATCTTACGTTGAGGTGAAGAGGTTTAGGTAATAACGGAAGCCACCCTGTAATTCTTGTATGTCATCCCAGAGCCCAGAGGTGCATTCTATGAGCAGGAATGGAATGCACACATTCAAACCAAGAGGGCTGGGAGGTACCCAAGTCAGCCCATGGTACTTCAGAGTCAACGTATAGTCAGACCTATATGTCAGGACATAGGTCTGACCCCGAGGAGGCAAGGCACCTCACCAGGCTAGAATCCTTTTCTCGGGCCAGCTCAGTCTTGAACACGTGACTCTGGCTCCTCTCCTCCTGCACTGTCTTCTCCAGTCGGAGGATCTCCGCACTCAGCTTCAGGATCTTATCCTTTTCAGCCTAGGATGGTGCAggggaagatgggagggaggaggagaagtggCAAAGGATGACAGGAAAATAGCATTGCCCTCTCTGGGTCTTTCTTTTATGTCTGGGGGACCAAATTGCTTCTGACCAATATCCTCACTTCTGAGTCACCTGAAAGCGGGAACTGGTACTACGGCAGGGCCTGGTGCCCATGACAGCAAATGTTTCTACACCAAGGATGGTAAACTAGGGATTTTGGTGATCAGGACTGGGACGCCTTGTTGGGCTGGCTCATGTTTGGAAAGCAGAGTGGGCATCTCTCCTCAACCTCCCAGGATCTCACccactcttctctcctcccagagcACCCAACTTACAGTTGGAGTCCCAGACGTAGGGGAGGGTCACCCCCTACCTCCATGCTCTGCAGCAGCCCTGTCCGTTCCTTGCTCCACTGGCACTTTTCCTCCTTCATGTGCAGGCTGAGCTCAGCCAGTCGGCCGTTGACTTCAGCCACCTCCAGTCGGCTGCGGTGTAGTTCAGCTATGGTTCGGTCTCTAGCTCCTGCTGCACTGGCCAACTCCTCCCCAAGGAGGGCCGCTTTCTGCTGGCTTGAGGCTGCAAGTTCCTGGACTCCTCGGAGCTGCTCTTTCAGGGGCTCCAGCTCGGCCTCCAAAGAAGACAGGAGATCAGATCCCACAGGCAACCACGTGTGAGCCAGGGAGCCCCTCCACTGGGTTGTGCTGCTCACTTTAgccacctctgcctcttctctgcaCACCCAAATTTGTCAAGACTACTTGGAACTTGCACTGCTTCCTACCACCTACAGGCCTTCACTCACCACTTTCTGCTGGGCTTGGCCCAGGGTGTCCTTCATGTGGGCCAGCTTGTCCTTCAGTCGCTGGACCTGAGCACCTTGCTCTTCTT contains these protein-coding regions:
- the Calcoco1 gene encoding calcium-binding and coiled-coil domain-containing protein 1, whose amino-acid sequence is MEESSLSRAPSRGGVNFLNVARTYIPNTKVECHYTLPPGTMPSASDWIGIFKVEAACVRDYHTFVWSSVPESTTDGSPTHASVQFQASYLPKPGAQLYQFRYVNRQGRVCGQSPPFQFREPRPMDELVTLEEADGGSDILLVVPKATVLQNQLDESQQERNDLMQLKLQLEDQVTELRSRVQELETALATARQEHSELTEQYKALSRSHGELSEERDILSQQQGDHVARILELEDDIQTMSDKVLMKEVELDRVRDTVKALTREQEKLLRQLKEFQADKEQSEAELQTVREENCCLNTELQEAKSRQEEQGAQVQRLKDKLAHMKDTLGQAQQKVAELEPLKEQLRGVQELAASSQQKAALLGEELASAAGARDRTIAELHRSRLEVAEVNGRLAELSLHMKEEKCQWSKERTGLLQSMEAEKDKILKLSAEILRLEKTVQEERSQSHVFKTELAREKDSSLVQLSESKRELTELRSALRVLQKEKEQLQTEKQELLEYMRKLEARLEKVADEKWTEDAATEDEEATAGLSCPASLTDSEDESPEDMRLPSYGLCESGNTSSSPPGPREASSLVVINQPAPIAPQFSGPGEASSSDSEAEDEKSVLMAAVQSGGEEASLLLPELGSAFYDVASAFTVSSLSEASPGVPANPPWKECPICKERFPAESDKDALEGHMDGHFFFSTQDPFTFE